The genomic stretch CGGCAACGAAATACAGCTCACCGACGCGATGCTGAAGCTGGAAAAGCAGCAGGCCTTCTACGGTTACCACTATAAGGGCCGCACCTTCGATTGCGGTTCGCCGGAAGGTTTTGTCGAGGCCAATGTCGCCTTCGCGCTGTGGCGCAGCGACATGAACGAGAACATGGCCGGCGTCATCCGCACGCTGCTTGACGAAATGAAGCCGTCAGAGCGCCGCGGGGCTGCGTTTTAGGGTACGCCGATATTCAGGTGATGCCGGCCTGCGGATGGCCAGTGCCTGCGCTTCCCCGTTCTACTGCGTCGCAGTAGAACTGTGCTCACGTACTTCAAGTACGCTCCGCTCCGGTTCTCGGTATCAGCCATTCTCGGCCTGACCTGAATCTCGACATACCCTTGGCGCATGTGCCTTCAGCGCTGCACTTTCAGGCCGAGATAGATGCTGTTGGCGGTGTAGTCGCGGCCGGGCAGGTTGCTGGTCAGCTTTTCAGTCCTCACCCTTGTGGTGAGACCGGCATAGCGGTTCAGCCACCAGGTCAGCCCAGTTTCGACGCTCAAGATCTGGTCATGGCCATCGATGCCGACATAGTGGCGCCAGTCGAGGCCGAGCGCCGCATTCGCGGTCAGATTGGCGCGGATCTGGCGTTCACCTGTCAGGCGACCGGAGTAGAGGATATCGCCGCTTTCACCTGATGTGGTCGTGGTCTCGACGGTGGTCTTGCCGGTCAGGCCGATCGTGGTGCCGCGCTCCGGCGACCATTTGAGGTCGGCATTGACGGTTGCGCCCGAAATCGCCTCCAGGCTCTTGTCATCGATCGCCTCCCGCAGCCAGCCGGCCGAGAATTCGCCTGACAGCTTCTCACCCATGTCGAGTTGCAGGCCGGCGCGGGCGCCGAGCCGCGTCGAGGAGCGCTCGAAGCCTTCATTGTCGATGCGCTGATCATAGGCTCGGCGGCCGACTTCGATTTCGGTGAACGGGGTGAGGGCCGGGGAGATTTCGTAACCGGTGCGCAAGGTCGCCGTGTAGAGCGTGTTATCCTGATCCTTCTGCGACAGCGTGGTGCCGTCCGAAAGCTTGGCGTCGCCGTAGAAGTCGTGCGAGACCGCGCCGGTCAGCGTGTACTGCATCTTGCCGACATGCTTTTCGACGCCGAGGCTGCCGTCGATCGTCTGGCGCAGCGGCTGGGTGCTGACGCCGGCAATGGCATCGGGCGACGATGCCGATTCCGGCACGGCTTCGTAGCCGAGCTTGGCTATAGCGCGCAGTTCATTGTCGAGGTCGACATTGAGCTGGCCTTCGATGCGGCCTTGCGCATTGTGAACGGGGTAGCCCGACACGGTTTCGCGAAACAGGCCATAGCCGTCGATGGTGGCGGAGTTTTCGCGCCAGTCGGAAACGGCGGTAAAACGCAACGCCGTCTCCGACAGCAGCGCCGAGGTGCCGGCACTGCTCGAATCGGCATTCGTGGTGGCGGTCAGCCCCTGTTCGATCGACGGGCGGATGACGAAGGAGCCCCATTTGACGCCGGTCGGCGCGAACGGATCCTCTTCGGCCTTCTTGTTCTGGCCCTCAATGGCGGCGGTGCGCTCGGCGCCGGGGTCAAGCTTCTGCCTGTCGGCGCTGTCGACGGTGAGGGCACGGCGGTTGGCCGTCTCCTCATCCGTGTCGGTCGTACCGGCGGCGTCCGTCGTGGAGGCCGTCGTTGACGCGGTTGTGCCGGTGGTTGCAGCCGTCGTTTTTTTCTTCTTTTTCGACTTGTCGGCCGTCTTGGCGCCCGCTTTGGCCTTGTCCTGATCCGTCGCGTTCTGCTTGGCGTTCGATGGGCGGCGGCGAGGCTTGGGCGGCGTCGGATTGTCGGTGGAGGTGTCGTCGGTCGCCTGCGGTGGATCAAAAACGCTGCCGGTGGCGGCATCGACGCCCGTGTCGTCTGGGACGGCGCCGGCGCTGGCCGGCAGATAGGTGCGCGACGGCGTATCGTCCTGCGCGGTATTACCCGACGCCTGCTGGCCCTGGGCGGCAACGGCGAGCTGCCTTGCCTTGCGCTGCTGGTCGGACAGGATCGCCGATTCGGAAACCTCGCCGCGCAGCTCGGTTTCCTGGGCATGAAGGGCGATCGGGCGCAGCAAGGCAAGCATGCTGGTTGCCAGCAGCAAGGCGCAGACCGCCTTGCCCTGTCGTCCTCTCGATTTTTCTGGCTGGGCCCCGGACATCGCCACCACTGCTTGCGCGGCGCTATGCGCGCCATACTTACCGAACCGTAAATGGGGATGGTTAACGGAGGGTTGAGGCAGCGATCGTTCGTCCGGTTAAAGTGCCGCTGTTTGCGGGATCGTGTGGCGCGTCCGAGGCCTTCGCCGTCTGGGCGTCAGTGCCATTTCTGTTGGACAGGCGGGCGGCAAAGCGCTAATCGCATCACCCATGCATGCGAAATCCCTGGATAAGAAGCCCCTGGACAGGCAAGCGTCGATTGATTCGGCACTGAGAACGGTGGCGACC from Mesorhizobium sp. NZP2077 encodes the following:
- a CDS encoding outer membrane beta-barrel protein, yielding MSGAQPEKSRGRQGKAVCALLLATSMLALLRPIALHAQETELRGEVSESAILSDQQRKARQLAVAAQGQQASGNTAQDDTPSRTYLPASAGAVPDDTGVDAATGSVFDPPQATDDTSTDNPTPPKPRRRPSNAKQNATDQDKAKAGAKTADKSKKKKKTTAATTGTTASTTASTTDAAGTTDTDEETANRRALTVDSADRQKLDPGAERTAAIEGQNKKAEEDPFAPTGVKWGSFVIRPSIEQGLTATTNADSSSAGTSALLSETALRFTAVSDWRENSATIDGYGLFRETVSGYPVHNAQGRIEGQLNVDLDNELRAIAKLGYEAVPESASSPDAIAGVSTQPLRQTIDGSLGVEKHVGKMQYTLTGAVSHDFYGDAKLSDGTTLSQKDQDNTLYTATLRTGYEISPALTPFTEIEVGRRAYDQRIDNEGFERSSTRLGARAGLQLDMGEKLSGEFSAGWLREAIDDKSLEAISGATVNADLKWSPERGTTIGLTGKTTVETTTTSGESGDILYSGRLTGERQIRANLTANAALGLDWRHYVGIDGHDQILSVETGLTWWLNRYAGLTTRVRTEKLTSNLPGRDYTANSIYLGLKVQR